The Candidatus Binatus sp. genomic interval AAAAAGATCGGCGCAGAAGAAGCCGCGGCCAAAGTAAGGTCGGGTGACTGGGTCGAATACGGCTTCGGCCTCGGACAACCCAACGCGTTCGATCGCGCACTGGCAGAGCGGGTTGCGCATCTCGAGCGCATCAAAATTCGCGGCTGCCTCGCGATGCGCTCGTGCGCTGATATCGATCGCGCATCCGGATTTTCGCGACGCGCTCGAGCGCCAGGCGCGCGAGTACAATCTTCTATCGCGCGCGATTTTCTGAGCGTTGAAAAAATTCTTGATCGAAAAAACTGCGGTGATTTTTCCCGGCGGATTCGAGCGCCGAAATCAGCGCGATGAACTATCGCGATTGCCGGTGAACTTGTACACCAACTCGTCGGGGCGCGCATATCCAAGCTCCCGCCGAATCAATGTTTGCAGGTACCGATCGTCTGAACGAAGCTTCTGAACGTTCGTTCTGAATGTAGCGTTCTCGGCGGCCAGATTCGCCTGCCGGGCTTCCAGTTCAGCGCGATGCCGCTGGAGCGCCAGCAGGTCCGACGGACCCGACGGCTCCACCAAAACGTTGACCGTGAGCAGGACGAGGACCGCGCCGAAGATTAGGCTGAGCCATTCGCGGCGCATTAAGAAACTTAACCTCGTCATCCCGCCGAGATTAGTCGAGCGTATGAGGTGTTGCAAGCTTCGCGGCTCGGCAACACCATTTTAAAGGCCGGATAACCGATTGTTCGTCGGCCATCTTCTCGCTTTAAAATTTGTTTATAAATCTCTTCGCATCTCTTGATTTGAGAATAACACATTTCTATAATCGCGGCAGTCAATGTGAGGGATGGACCCTCACTCATTAGAAAAGGGTGCTTGTCCAGCAGCAGCCTAGGAGACAGGAGGTACCTATGCCAGTTATGAAGAAGGCCAAAAAGGCCACCAAGTCCAAACCCATGATGAAGAGCAAAATGGCGAAAAAGAAGCCGGTCAAAAAGACCAAAAAGAAGTAACCACTTAACGAGTTTACCTCCGGGGGCAGTACCCCCGGGGGCTGGCTAAGGCTGCCAGGATTGCTGCTGGAATAAGCCGAGGCGGTGAGGCCTCGCAACACGGGAG includes:
- a CDS encoding septum formation initiator family protein, with the translated sequence MRREWLSLIFGAVLVLLTVNVLVEPSGPSDLLALQRHRAELEARQANLAAENATFRTNVQKLRSDDRYLQTLIRRELGYARPDELVYKFTGNRDSSSR